From a region of the Gammaproteobacteria bacterium genome:
- a CDS encoding NUDIX hydrolase: MRWTPRVTVAAIIEDQGRFLVVEERHADKTVVNQPAGQLEAGESLQEAVIRETLEETAWQFLPEAITGIYRWVHPENGLTFLRVCYSGSASGHDPDRVLDEGILGAHWLSREELLKQSLRSPMVLRCIDDYLAGYRYPLSLCDDVINP, translated from the coding sequence CACCGTAGCCGCCATAATCGAAGACCAGGGCCGATTCCTCGTGGTCGAGGAAAGGCACGCTGACAAAACGGTCGTCAACCAGCCTGCCGGGCAACTGGAAGCGGGAGAAAGCCTGCAGGAGGCGGTGATCCGCGAGACCCTCGAAGAGACCGCCTGGCAATTTCTGCCCGAGGCCATCACCGGCATCTATCGCTGGGTACACCCGGAGAATGGGCTGACCTTTCTGCGCGTCTGTTACAGCGGCTCGGCCAGCGGACACGACCCGGATCGGGTGCTGGATGAAGGCATCCTCGGCGCCCACTGGCTGAGTCGCGAGGAGCTATTGAAACAATCGCTGCGCAGCCCCATGGTACTGCGCTGCATCGATGACTACCTGGCGGGCTACCGTTACCCCCTCTCGCTTTGCGACGACGTCATCAACCCCTGA